The stretch of DNA GCAGGCCAGCCAGGCGCTGCTGGTGCCGCTCGGCGCCGCCGAACGCGCGACGCCGCCGGCCAGCTCCTGGACGAAGTCGGCGGTGCCGATGCGATACACCACGCCGTCGATGCTGCCTTCGATGCCGCGGCCGATCTCGGCGCGCAAGCCGCGCGCGCTCAAGCCGTGGCTCGGCATCGCCGCACGGATCGCCATGCCGATCGGATGGGAGTTCTCGGCCTGCAGCGCGGCGCCGATGCGCAGGCACAGGTCGCTGTCGAGTGCGCCGACCGGCTGCACCTGGCGCAGCACCGGGCGGCCCAGGGTCAGGGTGCCGGTCTTGTCGAATACCACATGGGTGGCGCGTTCGAAGGTTTCCAGCGTGTGCGGGGCAACCGCCAGCACCCCGCGGCGCAGCAGGCGGTCGGTGGCCGCCGCCAGCGCGGTCGGGGTGGCCAGCGACAGCGCGCACGGGCAGGACACCACCAGCACCGCCACCGCGGCATGCCAGGCGCGCTCGGGGTCGACCGTGTTCCAGATCAGGTAGACGGCGGCGCTCAGGAGCAGCAGGGACAGCACGAACCAGGCGGCGACGCGGTCGGCCCACAGCGCGATCGCCGGCTTGCCCTGGCCGGCGCGCTCGACCAGCTTGACCAGCATCGCCAGCGTGCTGTCGCGCGCCGCCGCGGTGATGCGCACCACGACAGCCTGGCCGGCATTCACGGCGCCGCCCGGCAGCAGCTCGCCCGGCCCCATGCGGCGGGTGCGGCTTTCGCCGGTCAGCAGCGAAAAATCGAGCTCGGTGCAGCCGTCGACGATGACGCCGTCGGCCGGCACCGCGCGCCCCGGCGGCACCAGCACCAGTTCGCCCACCGCCAGCTTTGATGCCGGCACCAGCTCGGTATCGCGCGCCAGCGGACCGCCCCGCAGGCGCAGCCCCGAGGCCGGCACCCCGCCGCGCAGGGTATCGAGGGCCTGGGTGGCGCGCCGGCGCGCGCCCAGCTCCAGGTAGCGGCTGCCCAGCAGCAGGAACACGAACATCGTGATCGAGTCGAAGTAGACCTCGCCCTTGCCGGACGCGAGGGTGACGCAACTGCCGGCGAAGGCGGCCGCGATGCCCAGCGCCACCGGCACGTCCATCCCCGGCACGCCGCGCTTGACGTCGCGCCAGGCGCCGGCGAAGAACGGCAGGGCAGAATAGAACACCGCCGGCAGGGTCAGCGCGAACGAGGCCCAGGCCATCAGCGCGCGCATGTCCTCGTCCATGGTGCCGTCCTGCGCCAGGTAGACCGGCACCGCATACATCATCACCTGCATCATCGACAGGCCGGCCACGAACAGCTGGCGGAACAGGGTGCGGCGTGCGCGCTCGATCCGTTCGGCATGGCGCTGGGCGTCGTAGGGCGCGGCGAAGTAGCCGATGGCGCGCAGTGCGCGCACGATCGCGCTGGGGCGGCACAAGGCCGGATCCCAGCGCACCAACACGCGCCCGGTGGCGACGTTCAGGGCCACTTCCTGCACGCCGGCCAGCTGTCCCAGGCGGCGCTCGACCAGCCAGACGCAGGCGCCGCAGCGCACCCCTTCGATCGAAAAGCTGCCCTCACCTTCCATTCCCTGCTGGTCGAACAGCGCCAGCTCGGGTTCGTCACCCCTGGCGGCGTTCGATGCCGCATACTCGGTGCGCACGCTGTAGTAATCGGCGAAACCGCCGGCCACGATCGCCTCGGCCGCCGCGGCGCAGCCGGGGCAGCACATGCTGCGCACCGCGCCGTCGACCCGGGCCTGCCAGCGGCTGCCTTCCGGCACCAGGGAACCGCAGTGAAAGCAGCCCGCGGCGGCGTCGATGGCGGCGGCGGGCGGCGCGGCCTGTGCCAGCACCGCGCTCATCCTTGCGCTCCCGGCGCTACGCACAGGACGTCGATCCAGTGGGCCCACATCCCGGGCGCGGCCATGCCGCCGGCGGCGCGCCACAGGCCGAGCAGGCCGAAGCCGAGGATCAGGAGGCCGCAGGCCAGGCGCACCTGGCGCTGCCCGAACAGGGTGCGCAGGCGCACCCCGGCCATGCCGATCGCCGCCAGCATCGGCAGCGTGCCGAGCCCGAATGCCAGCATCACGCCGGCGCCCTGCAGGGCGGAGCCGCTCAGCAGGGCCGTCACCAGCATGCTGTAGACCATCCCGCAAGGCAGCCAGCCCCACAGCGCGCCGGCGGCGAACATGCGCCCCGGGGTGGCGCCGGGCCCGAGCCGGCGCAGCAGCGGGGAGATGCGGCGCCACAGCGCCTGCCCGCATCGTTCCAGCAGCGCCAGGCCGCGCCAGGTATCCATCAGGTACAGTCCCAGCGCCACCAGCATCAGGTTGGCCAGCACGTAGGCCCCCAGCTGCAGCGAGGGCAAGCCGGCGAGGCTGGCCGCGCCGCCCGCCAGGCCGCCGGCGAGCGCGCCGGCAGTAGCATAGCTGGCGATGCGCCCGGCGTTGTAGGCGGCCACGTGCGCGGCCGCCGGCGCCAGGCGCTGGACGGTCACGGTGCGCACCGGCACCGGGAAAGCCGGCCGCGGCGCGACCGACATGGCGCCGACGATGCCGCCGCACATGCCGGCGCAGTGGACGCTGCCGGCCAGGCCGACCAGGAATACCGGGAGCAGGCTGAGGTTCATACGGTCTGGGAGTAGCGCGGCCCCTCGCTGCGGGCGGCGAGATAGCGGTCGAACACCATGCACACGTTGCGGATCAGGAGGCGTCCCTTCATGGTCACGGTCAGCCATTCCGGGCCGACCGTGACCAGCCCGTCCTCTTCCATCTGGCGCAGGCGCGCCAGCTCGGGGGCAAAATAGTCGCGGAACACGATCGGGAAGGCCTGTTCCAGCGCCGGGATCGACACCTCGAACTGGCACATCAGCTTCTGGATCAGGCTGCGGCGCAGCGCGTCGTCCATCCCGAGGCGGATTCCCCGCGCCACCGGCAGCTCGTTCTGGTCGAGCAGGTCGTAGTATTCGTCGAGGGTCTTGACGTTCTGACTGTAGGTGGCGCCCACCGCGCCGATGGCCGAGACGCCGAAGGCCACCAGGTCGGTCTCGGCATGGGTCGAGTAACCCTGGAAGTTGCGGTGCAGCCGGCCCTGGCGCTGGGCCACGGCGAGGTCGTCGTCGGGCTTGGCGAAATGGTCCATGCCGATGTAGACGTAGCCGGCCGCGCCCAGGCGCTCGATGCACAGCTGGAGCATCGCGAGCTTGGTGTCGCTTGGCGGCATGTCGGCTTCCACGATGCGGCGCTGCGGCTTGAACAGGTGCGGCATGTGGGCGTAGTGGTAGACGGCGATGCGGTCCGGGCTTGCCGCGACCACCTTGTCCAGGGTCTGGCGCATCGTGTCCATGGTCTGCTTCGGCAGGCCGTAGATCAGGTCGATGCTGACCGAACGGAAACCGGCGGCGCGCGCGGCATCGATCACGGCGCGCGTCTCGCTCTCGGGCTGGACGCGGTTGACGGCGCGCTGCACCTCGGGGTCGAAGTCCTGCACGCCCAGGCTGATGCGGTTGAAGCCCTGGCGCCGCAGGGTGTGGACGCGCTCGCTCGATACCGTGCGCGGATCGACCTCGATCGCATACTCGCCCACCTCGTCGGGCGCGAAGCGGAAGTTGCGGCGCAGGTGCGCCATCAGGTCGTCCATCTGGGCATCAAGCAGATAGGTCGGGGTGCCACCGCCGAAATGCAGCTGCTCGACCTCGTTCATGCCGCCGAACAGGGCGGCCTGCATCGCGATCTCGCGCTTCAGGTAGGCCAGGTAAGTGGCGGCCTTCTCGCGCTTTTTGGTGACGATCTTGTTGCAGGCGCAGTAGTAGCAGACCGTGTCGCAGAACGGAATGTGCAGGTACAGCGACAAGGGACGGGCGCCGCCGCGGGTGAGCAGGCCGGCCACGGCATGCAGGTAGTCGCGGTAGCCGAACTTGTCGTCGAAACGGTCGGCGGTCGGATAGGAGGTATAGCGCGGGCCGTTCCTGCCGAGGCGCTTGAGCAGGTCCAGATCGACGTCGACACCCGAAGCGGCGGCGGTCTGGGTTGCCGGGTGGGCAAGGATGGGAACCACGGGCTTGCCCACGGCCGGTAACACTGTTGCGTGCATGTCAATCAACTCCTGCTGCTGCCGGTTTGCGGAACTGCAAAACGGTTCGAATAACAGGCAGTTTATTGATCAGCGTCGTGTAAATCCTTGACTTGCATCAAATACGGACGAGTCTGGCAGAGCTGCGGGGGGCGTAGGGTGGGCGGCTCTACCTGACAAGGTGACTGACCGCGCCAAAAGCGCCGCCCACGCGGTGATGGTTATCGGCTCCGTCATCGCGCCGGATGATCTCGCTGCGAACGATCACCGCGTGGGCGGCGCTGATGGCGCGGCCAGCCACCTGTTCACATCGAGCCGCCCACCCTACGCCACCTGGCCGGCCGGGCTTAGCGCCGCGCCGCGCCGCCTTCGTCGAGCTTGAACACCGACAATGCCTGCACCAGATGGAAGGCCTCGTCGGCCACGCTGGCCGAGGCATTGGCCGATTCCTCCACCAGGGCCGCGTTCTCGCGGGTGATCTGGTCGAGCTGGGCCATGGCCGCATTCACCTGGGCGATGCCGGCGCCCTGCTCGCGGCTGGAGTCGGTGATGCCGTTCATGATCGCGGCCGCCTCGACCACCGAGGCCACCACTTCGCGCATGGTCCGGCCGGCGTCGCCCACCAGCACGTTGCCTTCGCCGACCTGCTGCACCGAGGTCTCGATGAGGGTCTTGATCTCCTTGGCCGCCGCCGCCGAGCGCTGCGC from Massilia varians encodes:
- the hemN gene encoding oxygen-independent coproporphyrinogen III oxidase: MHATVLPAVGKPVVPILAHPATQTAAASGVDVDLDLLKRLGRNGPRYTSYPTADRFDDKFGYRDYLHAVAGLLTRGGARPLSLYLHIPFCDTVCYYCACNKIVTKKREKAATYLAYLKREIAMQAALFGGMNEVEQLHFGGGTPTYLLDAQMDDLMAHLRRNFRFAPDEVGEYAIEVDPRTVSSERVHTLRRQGFNRISLGVQDFDPEVQRAVNRVQPESETRAVIDAARAAGFRSVSIDLIYGLPKQTMDTMRQTLDKVVAASPDRIAVYHYAHMPHLFKPQRRIVEADMPPSDTKLAMLQLCIERLGAAGYVYIGMDHFAKPDDDLAVAQRQGRLHRNFQGYSTHAETDLVAFGVSAIGAVGATYSQNVKTLDEYYDLLDQNELPVARGIRLGMDDALRRSLIQKLMCQFEVSIPALEQAFPIVFRDYFAPELARLRQMEEDGLVTVGPEWLTVTMKGRLLIRNVCMVFDRYLAARSEGPRYSQTV
- a CDS encoding heavy metal translocating P-type ATPase, yielding MSAVLAQAAPPAAAIDAAAGCFHCGSLVPEGSRWQARVDGAVRSMCCPGCAAAAEAIVAGGFADYYSVRTEYAASNAARGDEPELALFDQQGMEGEGSFSIEGVRCGACVWLVERRLGQLAGVQEVALNVATGRVLVRWDPALCRPSAIVRALRAIGYFAAPYDAQRHAERIERARRTLFRQLFVAGLSMMQVMMYAVPVYLAQDGTMDEDMRALMAWASFALTLPAVFYSALPFFAGAWRDVKRGVPGMDVPVALGIAAAFAGSCVTLASGKGEVYFDSITMFVFLLLGSRYLELGARRRATQALDTLRGGVPASGLRLRGGPLARDTELVPASKLAVGELVLVPPGRAVPADGVIVDGCTELDFSLLTGESRTRRMGPGELLPGGAVNAGQAVVVRITAAARDSTLAMLVKLVERAGQGKPAIALWADRVAAWFVLSLLLLSAAVYLIWNTVDPERAWHAAVAVLVVSCPCALSLATPTALAAATDRLLRRGVLAVAPHTLETFERATHVVFDKTGTLTLGRPVLRQVQPVGALDSDLCLRIGAALQAENSHPIGMAIRAAMPSHGLSARGLRAEIGRGIEGSIDGVVYRIGTADFVQELAGGVARSAAPSGTSSAWLACEGQWLARFDLSDALREEAQEVVRRFQRGGKTVILLSGDDQAATSAVARQLGIASAFGGRLPAEKLAFVRELQADGAVVAMVGDGSNDAAVLRGADVSFAMGRGAELAQVHADGVLLGDSLLPLADAAVTARRTLAVIRQNLIWASVYNLAAIPAAATGLLNPWLSGIGMAGSSAIVVLNALRLRKD
- a CDS encoding sulfite exporter TauE/SafE family protein; translated protein: MNLSLLPVFLVGLAGSVHCAGMCGGIVGAMSVAPRPAFPVPVRTVTVQRLAPAAAHVAAYNAGRIASYATAGALAGGLAGGAASLAGLPSLQLGAYVLANLMLVALGLYLMDTWRGLALLERCGQALWRRISPLLRRLGPGATPGRMFAAGALWGWLPCGMVYSMLVTALLSGSALQGAGVMLAFGLGTLPMLAAIGMAGVRLRTLFGQRQVRLACGLLILGFGLLGLWRAAGGMAAPGMWAHWIDVLCVAPGAQG